A section of the Kribbella voronezhensis genome encodes:
- a CDS encoding helix-turn-helix transcriptional regulator encodes MDRALLADFLRARREALQPEEVGLPRGARRRTGGLRREEVAVLAGMSADYYSRLEQKRGPMPSEQMLAAVARALRLSPSEREHLFALGGHAAPRRTPPDDRVSLAIRTIAEQLSDTPAIVFSRFGEALLQNPAAVALFGDYTRFDGLSRYLAYRWFTDPAQRAIYPPEDHVVRGRVFTVDLRAAYTTDPAGTAGEIVDALLAISPEFAEVWRRHEVDVTHHHELKRYRHPELGELELYSRRLVDPDEGQDLLVFMAEPGSPSEAKLRRLVTLAGDEA; translated from the coding sequence ATGGATCGTGCGTTGCTGGCGGACTTTCTCCGAGCTCGCCGGGAAGCACTGCAGCCGGAGGAGGTGGGACTGCCGCGAGGCGCCCGGCGTCGTACCGGTGGGCTGCGGCGCGAGGAGGTCGCGGTGCTGGCCGGCATGTCGGCCGACTACTACAGCCGACTCGAGCAGAAGCGTGGACCGATGCCGTCCGAGCAGATGCTGGCCGCAGTGGCCCGGGCCTTGCGGCTCAGCCCGAGTGAGCGGGAGCACCTGTTCGCCCTCGGCGGGCACGCGGCTCCACGGCGTACCCCGCCGGACGACCGGGTCAGCCTGGCCATCAGGACCATCGCAGAGCAGCTCTCGGACACGCCCGCGATCGTGTTCTCCCGGTTCGGCGAGGCATTGCTGCAGAACCCTGCGGCGGTGGCCCTGTTCGGTGACTACACCCGTTTCGACGGCCTGTCGCGCTACCTGGCCTATCGCTGGTTCACCGACCCGGCCCAGCGAGCCATCTATCCACCCGAGGACCATGTCGTACGCGGCCGGGTCTTCACCGTGGACCTGCGGGCGGCGTACACGACCGATCCGGCGGGCACCGCAGGAGAGATCGTCGATGCCCTGCTGGCGATCAGCCCCGAGTTCGCCGAGGTCTGGCGACGGCACGAGGTGGACGTCACCCATCACCACGAGCTCAAACGCTACCGGCACCCGGAACTGGGCGAGTTGGAGTTGTACAGCCGGCGGCTGGTGGATCCCGACGAGGGCCAGGATCTGCTGGTCTTCATGGCCGAACCCGGATCACCGAGTGAGGCGAAGCTCCGGCGACTGGTCACCCTGGCCGGGGACGAGGCGTGA
- a CDS encoding multicopper oxidase domain-containing protein: MKRLTIRRPLALLSAAAVIGASALVWSQAAASVAMSEGLLCDTDSNQTFSLTAEDGYVSTPDGNSIYMWSYGNSKRSFQLPGATLCVESGKPVTVVLHNKLPEATSIVFPGQKSVKANGNPAQPQFDSGGSLTSLVQPAAANDGSVTYTFTAGSPGTYLYETGTDVDKQLQMGLYGALVVRPAGHPNQVNDRADSAFTAGKEYVYLLSEIDPDVHLAVERNQPVNWAASTARYFMINGRSMPDTLAPNNAPWLPSQPYGALVHIKPYDAATNPLPATIRYLNAGSVNYPFHPHGSDERVVNRDGHSLQGPAGQDLSYQKYDLDVGPGQTVDVLMDWRDTEHWNATTNPIPTQIPAITDQLLVGSDTWFSESGYLGTKNSVPANLTQNNECGEYYHIAHSHALEQATNYGAAFGGMMTVFRIDPPAGCASQ, encoded by the coding sequence ATGAAACGACTCACGATCCGACGCCCGCTGGCACTCCTGTCGGCCGCGGCGGTGATCGGTGCCTCGGCGCTGGTCTGGTCGCAGGCAGCCGCCTCGGTGGCGATGTCGGAAGGGCTGCTGTGCGACACCGATTCGAACCAGACCTTCTCACTGACGGCCGAGGACGGCTACGTCTCCACGCCGGACGGCAACTCGATCTACATGTGGAGCTACGGCAACAGCAAGCGGAGCTTCCAGCTTCCCGGTGCCACGCTCTGCGTGGAGTCCGGGAAGCCGGTCACCGTGGTACTGCACAACAAGTTGCCAGAGGCAACCTCCATCGTGTTCCCCGGCCAGAAGTCGGTGAAGGCGAACGGCAACCCGGCGCAGCCGCAGTTCGATTCCGGCGGCTCGCTGACCTCCCTGGTCCAGCCGGCGGCCGCGAACGACGGCTCGGTCACCTACACCTTCACCGCCGGCAGCCCCGGCACCTACCTGTACGAGACCGGCACCGACGTCGACAAGCAGCTCCAGATGGGCTTGTACGGCGCGTTGGTGGTCCGGCCCGCCGGTCATCCCAACCAGGTTAACGACCGGGCCGACTCGGCCTTCACCGCCGGCAAGGAATACGTGTACCTGCTGTCCGAGATCGACCCCGACGTCCATCTCGCGGTGGAGCGCAACCAGCCGGTCAACTGGGCGGCCTCGACGGCGCGCTACTTCATGATCAACGGCCGCAGCATGCCGGACACCCTGGCGCCGAACAACGCCCCGTGGCTGCCTTCGCAGCCGTACGGCGCACTGGTCCACATCAAGCCGTACGACGCGGCGACGAACCCGCTGCCGGCGACCATCCGGTACCTCAACGCCGGCAGCGTGAACTATCCGTTCCATCCGCACGGAAGTGACGAGCGCGTCGTCAACAGGGACGGTCATTCCCTCCAGGGACCGGCCGGACAGGACCTGTCGTACCAGAAGTACGACCTCGACGTCGGCCCCGGCCAGACCGTCGACGTGCTGATGGACTGGCGTGACACCGAACACTGGAACGCGACCACCAACCCGATCCCGACCCAGATCCCGGCGATCACCGACCAGTTGCTGGTCGGTTCGGACACCTGGTTCTCCGAGAGCGGCTACCTGGGCACGAAGAACAGCGTGCCGGCGAACCTGACGCAGAACAACGAATGTGGCGAGTACTACCACATCGCGCACAGCCACGCGCTGGAACAAGCGACCAACTACGGGGCAGCCTTCGGCGGCATGATGACGGTCTTCCGCATCGACCCGCCCGCCGGTTGCGCGAGCCAGTGA
- a CDS encoding multicopper oxidase domain-containing protein, protein MTDIPVRRGVSRRSFLSGAGVVGGVLLSGRLLTASAAPGLATSATAVHPMKQVHLAGTDGWVAMPGDAPPDPPFFPDPLAPSPFNTYVFGFRDVTGMASNQVAAQRGKAQISAPMMAFDEEDDIYLTLTNLGLAQRPDLFDGHTLHWHGFVNAIPLFDGVPELSLAVPIGRDLTYFYRPHDAGTYMYHCHFEDVEHVQMGMTGMVFVRPKQNRTPLHPGERYAYNDGDGSTAYDREFAFMLTELWSAAHYRDAHIQVNDWTDYDPSFWLLNGRAYPDTTAANGDPLSTAAGRLQYQPISSLIRCNSGDRVLLRMSNLGYQNHAMTVDNLDLTVIAKDASLLKGRDGTTNYLTTNMVEVGPGESRDAIFVAPAPGEYLLYDRKYSYLDNGGGPGYGGMMTKIVVGAPGTYPAQTAANA, encoded by the coding sequence GTGACCGATATTCCCGTACGACGCGGCGTCTCGCGGCGTTCCTTCCTCAGCGGCGCGGGTGTCGTCGGCGGCGTGCTGCTCAGCGGCCGGCTGCTGACCGCGAGCGCGGCACCCGGCCTGGCCACTTCCGCAACCGCGGTCCACCCGATGAAGCAGGTCCACCTGGCCGGCACCGACGGCTGGGTGGCGATGCCGGGCGACGCGCCGCCGGATCCGCCCTTCTTCCCCGACCCGCTGGCACCGAGCCCGTTCAACACCTACGTGTTCGGCTTCCGCGACGTGACCGGGATGGCCTCCAACCAGGTGGCCGCCCAACGGGGCAAGGCGCAGATCAGCGCGCCGATGATGGCCTTCGACGAAGAGGACGACATCTATCTCACGTTGACGAACCTCGGCCTGGCACAGCGGCCGGACCTGTTCGACGGGCACACGTTGCACTGGCACGGTTTCGTCAACGCGATCCCGTTGTTCGACGGCGTCCCGGAGTTGTCGCTGGCGGTGCCGATCGGCCGCGACCTGACCTACTTCTACCGGCCGCACGACGCCGGGACCTACATGTACCACTGCCATTTCGAGGACGTGGAACACGTTCAGATGGGGATGACCGGGATGGTGTTCGTCCGGCCGAAGCAGAACCGGACGCCGTTGCACCCCGGTGAGCGCTATGCCTACAACGACGGCGACGGCTCGACGGCGTACGACCGGGAGTTCGCCTTCATGCTGACCGAGCTCTGGTCGGCCGCGCACTACCGGGACGCACACATCCAGGTGAACGACTGGACCGACTACGACCCGAGCTTCTGGTTGCTGAACGGCCGGGCCTACCCGGACACGACCGCGGCCAACGGCGATCCGCTCAGTACGGCGGCAGGACGCCTGCAGTACCAGCCGATCTCGTCGCTGATCAGGTGCAACTCCGGCGACCGGGTGCTGCTGCGGATGTCGAACCTGGGTTACCAGAACCACGCGATGACCGTGGACAACCTGGACCTCACGGTGATCGCCAAGGACGCCAGCCTGCTGAAGGGGCGCGACGGCACCACGAACTACCTGACCACCAACATGGTCGAGGTCGGCCCCGGGGAGAGCCGCGACGCGATCTTCGTCGCGCCGGCACCGGGGGAGTACCTGCTCTACGACCGCAAGTACTCCTACCTCGACAACGGCGGCGGTCCCGGCTACGGCGGCATGATGACGAAGATCGTCGTCGGCGCCCCGGGCACCTATCCGGCACAGACCGCGGCGAACGCGTGA
- a CDS encoding winged helix-turn-helix transcriptional regulator: MPTPRPGRPVRGSTTGLPIMAAMDLFGRRWALRILWELRTGPLGARALLAQCEGMSSSVLYQRLRELTAGGIIAPSTDGYELTPLGEALSHALQPLNEWANTWAQTQDQNPAEA, encoded by the coding sequence ATGCCGACACCGCGCCCAGGAAGACCGGTTCGTGGCTCGACGACCGGCCTTCCGATCATGGCCGCGATGGACCTCTTCGGCCGCCGGTGGGCGCTGCGCATTCTCTGGGAGCTGCGGACAGGGCCGCTCGGCGCCCGCGCGCTGCTGGCCCAGTGTGAAGGAATGTCGTCCAGCGTCCTCTACCAGCGGCTTCGCGAACTCACGGCCGGCGGGATCATCGCCCCCTCAACCGACGGCTACGAGCTCACTCCCCTGGGGGAAGCGCTCAGTCACGCCCTCCAACCGCTCAACGAATGGGCGAACACCTGGGCGCAGACGCAAGATCAGAATCCTGCGGAGGCATAA
- a CDS encoding DUF1330 domain-containing protein translates to MPKGYWVSVYRTISDPDKLAAYNELARPAVQAFGGRTIVRGGRVVAHDAGIAERTIVVEFDSFDQAVAARESAAYHEALVALSDGVERDFRIVEGID, encoded by the coding sequence ATGCCCAAGGGCTACTGGGTCAGCGTCTACCGCACCATTTCAGACCCTGACAAGCTGGCTGCTTACAACGAGTTGGCCCGTCCGGCCGTCCAGGCCTTCGGCGGGCGGACCATCGTCCGTGGCGGTCGGGTCGTGGCACATGACGCCGGAATCGCCGAGCGCACCATCGTGGTCGAGTTCGACAGCTTCGACCAGGCCGTCGCGGCCCGCGAGAGTGCGGCCTACCACGAGGCGCTGGTCGCCCTCTCGGACGGCGTCGAGCGCGACTTCCGCATCGTCGAAGGCATCGACTGA
- a CDS encoding MarR family winged helix-turn-helix transcriptional regulator: MRKASPGLSEKQLGAYFALAEVSSLLQYAVAEHLRIDGDLSYVQFQVLARLVDAPGGKLRMTDLADGVVYSRSGLTYQARLLDQRGLITRSPSPDDERSVMVAVTDAGRDLVAQVLPGHVDRVRQLLFEQLTSDDVIVLHKVLGRARDHMRAAPPRSAKPRARRNRTG, from the coding sequence ATGAGGAAAGCCTCGCCAGGCCTGAGCGAGAAGCAGCTTGGTGCGTACTTCGCTCTGGCGGAGGTCAGCAGCCTTCTTCAGTACGCCGTGGCGGAGCACCTGCGCATCGACGGAGACCTCAGCTACGTGCAGTTTCAGGTCCTCGCCCGGCTCGTCGACGCGCCCGGGGGCAAGCTGCGGATGACCGATCTGGCCGACGGCGTCGTGTACAGCCGGAGCGGGCTGACCTATCAGGCGCGCTTGCTGGACCAGCGTGGCCTGATCACCCGTTCGCCGTCCCCGGACGACGAGCGCAGTGTCATGGTGGCGGTCACGGACGCCGGCCGTGACCTGGTCGCCCAGGTGCTCCCGGGCCATGTCGACCGCGTCCGGCAGCTGTTGTTCGAACAGTTGACCAGCGACGACGTCATCGTCCTCCACAAGGTTCTGGGCCGGGCCCGTGACCACATGCGCGCCGCTCCCCCTCGTTCCGCCAAGCCTCGCGCGCGGCGCAACCGGACCGGCTGA
- a CDS encoding carboxymuconolactone decarboxylase family protein, whose protein sequence is MTRIALLEPPYADQAGALLGRMMPGDVPPIGLFRMFARNLPMAGAMHGWGRYELGRQLTLTMREREIAIDRTCALCGCEYEWGVHMLTYAERVGLDREQAASLVHGGPADECWTSERERLLILAVDALHERSDIDDALWTRLVPVFDELQLLDLLLLCGWYHAISFAARAARLPPEPGAPRFDDFLPAATTTNR, encoded by the coding sequence ATGACGCGAATCGCCCTGCTGGAACCGCCGTACGCCGACCAGGCGGGCGCGCTGCTCGGGCGCATGATGCCCGGCGACGTACCGCCGATCGGGCTGTTCCGGATGTTCGCCAGAAACCTCCCGATGGCCGGCGCCATGCACGGATGGGGGCGCTATGAGCTGGGCCGACAGCTGACCCTGACCATGCGGGAGCGCGAGATCGCCATCGACCGGACGTGCGCGCTGTGCGGCTGCGAGTACGAGTGGGGCGTGCATATGCTGACGTACGCCGAACGCGTCGGGCTCGACCGCGAGCAGGCGGCATCCCTGGTGCACGGCGGACCCGCTGACGAGTGCTGGACGTCCGAGCGGGAACGGCTGCTCATCCTCGCCGTCGACGCGCTGCACGAGCGTTCCGACATCGACGACGCGCTGTGGACACGGCTCGTGCCGGTCTTCGACGAGCTTCAGTTGCTCGATCTGCTTCTGCTGTGCGGGTGGTACCACGCCATCAGCTTCGCCGCGCGTGCGGCTCGTCTGCCGCCCGAGCCCGGCGCGCCTCGCTTCGACGACTTCCTTCCCGCCGCCACCACCACCAATCGGTGA
- a CDS encoding copper resistance CopC/CopD family protein yields MHRRRIALVAFLIALLAICSPQTASAHAFLTSSSPADGSSLAAAPRQLRLDFSETVVLAATQLDLVSEDGRRYPVSGLRIEGEGGEEPARLLATLPVLPKGAYRLSWQTLSADDLHRTAGVLVFGVGRQVDSAGLIEPKPAAGESGLRWLVFLSLAFSLGGALLSRLLTRPAGPTAPDWLHLARRSQLAGAVGGLLGSLLLLEFQLRGGASTSLLAGQYGVRWGLREAGFGLLLAASVLGVSRIRTSALVLGAVLVGCGAALLGHSGASSPPSYTRVVADTLHLLAASAWAGALVIVLVYVTAATRHRHKLPAAMTVLRAFGLPAALCISVVISTGIYLSSGVIGSVDAALATWYGRTLLLKVGVVAVIGVLGVVNHRRLRRTASLRRGTILAEAALAVAVLGLSGLITSGQPALEPQLVRDPAAVAVPLQDARVADLQQTLAVRPNAPGRNLVMVEVFDTRRPAPAPVRTVTIGLVDADGTTQPPVAAQRLPDGRWSAPVVLAGSGSAHVVVSVQRTGLPAAVHTYRWVVSGDPATARTELVSTRPLRNWLLLLWLAVTIVIGAGWWIFGVSRIGAGSETARELVEAPGGAEDEAVLQRAGTVSR; encoded by the coding sequence ATGCACAGGCGCCGGATCGCGCTGGTGGCCTTCCTGATCGCGTTGCTGGCGATCTGTTCGCCACAGACTGCCAGCGCGCATGCGTTCCTCACCTCGAGCAGTCCGGCGGACGGCAGCTCCCTGGCGGCCGCGCCTCGTCAGCTGCGGCTGGACTTCAGCGAGACGGTGGTCCTGGCCGCGACGCAACTCGACCTCGTGAGCGAGGACGGGCGGCGTTATCCGGTGTCCGGGCTGCGGATCGAGGGTGAAGGTGGCGAGGAACCGGCGCGGTTGCTGGCCACCCTGCCGGTCCTGCCGAAGGGCGCTTACCGGCTGTCCTGGCAGACGTTGTCGGCGGACGACCTGCATCGGACCGCCGGCGTACTCGTCTTCGGTGTCGGCCGTCAGGTCGACTCGGCCGGCCTCATCGAACCGAAGCCGGCCGCAGGTGAGTCCGGGCTGCGCTGGCTGGTCTTCCTCTCCTTGGCTTTCAGCTTGGGTGGTGCGCTGCTGAGCCGGTTGCTCACCAGACCGGCCGGACCGACAGCCCCCGACTGGCTGCACCTGGCGCGCCGCAGCCAGCTGGCCGGTGCGGTCGGAGGACTGCTGGGAAGCCTTCTCCTGCTGGAATTCCAGCTCCGTGGTGGCGCGAGCACGAGCCTTCTGGCCGGCCAGTACGGCGTTCGGTGGGGACTGCGGGAGGCAGGATTCGGCCTGCTGCTGGCGGCCTCCGTGCTGGGTGTGTCGCGGATCCGGACGTCGGCTCTGGTCCTGGGCGCAGTCCTGGTCGGTTGCGGTGCAGCTCTGCTCGGTCACTCCGGTGCGAGTTCGCCGCCGTCGTACACCAGAGTCGTTGCCGATACCCTTCACCTGCTGGCGGCCTCGGCCTGGGCCGGCGCGCTGGTGATCGTCCTCGTCTACGTCACGGCCGCCACCCGGCACCGGCACAAGTTGCCAGCAGCAATGACCGTACTGCGTGCCTTCGGGCTACCGGCCGCGCTCTGCATCAGTGTGGTGATCAGTACCGGCATCTACTTGAGCAGCGGCGTGATCGGTTCGGTGGACGCAGCCCTGGCCACCTGGTACGGCCGGACGCTCCTGCTCAAGGTCGGCGTGGTCGCGGTGATCGGAGTACTCGGTGTGGTCAACCACCGGCGGCTGCGGCGTACGGCGTCGCTTCGGCGCGGAACCATCCTGGCAGAGGCAGCCCTGGCCGTCGCGGTACTGGGGCTGTCCGGGCTGATCACCAGCGGCCAGCCTGCACTGGAGCCACAGCTGGTCCGGGACCCGGCGGCCGTGGCAGTGCCGCTGCAGGATGCACGCGTCGCAGATCTGCAGCAGACGTTGGCGGTCCGCCCGAACGCACCGGGCCGCAATCTGGTGATGGTCGAGGTCTTCGACACCAGGCGCCCGGCACCGGCGCCCGTCCGCACCGTGACGATAGGGCTGGTCGATGCGGACGGCACCACCCAGCCGCCGGTGGCTGCGCAACGACTCCCGGACGGCCGATGGTCGGCTCCCGTCGTCCTGGCCGGCAGCGGTTCGGCGCACGTCGTGGTCTCGGTCCAGCGGACCGGTCTGCCGGCAGCCGTCCACACCTACCGGTGGGTGGTGTCAGGGGACCCAGCGACCGCCCGGACCGAGCTCGTGTCCACCAGACCACTACGCAACTGGCTGTTGCTGCTGTGGTTGGCGGTCACGATCGTGATCGGTGCCGGCTGGTGGATCTTCGGGGTGTCCAGGATCGGCGCCGGTTCCGAGACGGCACGCGAACTGGTGGAAGCGCCCGGAGGAGCTGAGGACGAAGCGGTGTTGCAACGGGCCGGAACGGTCAGTCGATGA
- a CDS encoding multicopper oxidase domain-containing protein, which yields MTMPKRFRGTATVVAVAALTWAMTGPAAGTTQVQQAARPQLRPAAASVAVGKLTPSGCAFAAGTAACDLYAMAGTTTVLGNPVPIWGFSPTGAAGTAKAPGPVLVVHQGDQVSVTLHNQLAGQNVSLAFPGQPLPSGGEDTTGIGSGDRTYTFTAGRAGTFLYEAGHTANGARQVAMGLAGAFIVLPSDGTAYGSQPAGFPATAYDDDAVLVLSEIDPAFNANPNAFDLRDFAPKYRLINGKPFPATDPVATDQGHKVLVRYVNVGAQTHPMNVLGGEQVEIAQGGHPAHYATTVAAESIDPGQTLDALVTMPTGPEAKLAVYDSSRHLNNNGQHTADPLQSAFGGMLTFLDTSAPPPSTDGVGPVSTHLKVTPNPSDGKADVTVTADVSDATTGGSTVTQAEFVIDDAVATGVGFGTPMSLPGSGVSITGASGTITTAVLDALDAGRHTVFVRALDAAGNWGVVGSVILNLPKTGPQTTNGSIADVPSNGGTTVSVSATGDDTDAGGVITNAEYFLDTVTADGSGTPMTLNRSATVVSEDADLAPAVLAGLPEGLHHVFVHSKDSLGLWGPPLDIELPIDLTGPAVDAAGVGPNPTNAVLADKSHPGNLLISAQITDKDAGGAAQSLLTDAEAFLDPAPNPAGGTGLQLLPVDGKLDSNGEAFYGLIPLTQVKALADGTHHVYVRGQDAAGNWGPLFAVNLVVDKTAPVLGALTATPNPTNGADTLTLSAPVTDASLIAKAEYWLGTTDPGVGKGTSVPVSVVAGKVQVTIPLATVPPGNQVFNLRVQDLAGNWSKPVATTVSVQRPNRIFSDTFESGGFGFWSSSTGGVANTTTAALPTAIEPGSVRGLQVTLPGNGYLTDTTPTAETTYHARFVFNRNTLTSGTNANTALALLQGRTAASGQVYALEYRFNAGSAQVRTVFDRSGAGALTGAWVTLTAGTHTLQVDWVSGPATGTNAGSLRLLVDGVSRSLQTGNTSTLRIETAWLGVSAGLSSSSTGRAYFDSFASTRFTMP from the coding sequence ATGACGATGCCGAAGAGATTCCGTGGCACGGCCACGGTCGTCGCGGTCGCCGCGCTCACCTGGGCGATGACCGGGCCGGCCGCGGGAACGACGCAGGTACAGCAGGCTGCCCGGCCCCAGCTCCGGCCGGCCGCCGCTTCTGTTGCCGTAGGCAAGCTCACTCCGAGCGGCTGCGCCTTCGCCGCCGGTACGGCCGCCTGCGACCTGTACGCGATGGCCGGTACGACGACCGTGCTGGGCAACCCGGTGCCGATCTGGGGATTCTCCCCGACCGGTGCCGCCGGCACAGCCAAGGCTCCTGGGCCGGTCCTGGTGGTTCATCAGGGCGACCAGGTCAGCGTGACCCTGCACAATCAGCTGGCGGGACAGAACGTGTCGCTGGCTTTCCCCGGCCAGCCGCTTCCCTCCGGTGGTGAGGACACCACCGGCATCGGCTCCGGCGACCGGACGTACACCTTCACGGCCGGTCGCGCCGGTACTTTCCTCTACGAGGCCGGGCACACGGCCAACGGAGCCCGCCAGGTCGCCATGGGCCTGGCCGGCGCGTTCATCGTGCTGCCGTCCGACGGCACCGCGTACGGCAGTCAGCCGGCCGGGTTCCCCGCGACGGCGTACGACGACGACGCCGTGCTCGTCCTGAGCGAGATCGACCCCGCGTTCAACGCGAACCCGAATGCCTTCGACCTGCGCGACTTCGCTCCGAAGTACCGGCTGATCAACGGCAAACCGTTCCCGGCGACCGATCCGGTGGCCACGGACCAGGGCCACAAGGTTCTGGTGCGCTACGTCAACGTGGGTGCGCAGACGCATCCGATGAACGTGCTGGGCGGCGAGCAGGTCGAGATCGCCCAGGGCGGTCATCCCGCGCACTACGCCACCACCGTCGCCGCGGAGAGCATCGACCCGGGGCAGACGCTGGACGCACTGGTCACCATGCCGACCGGTCCCGAGGCGAAGCTGGCGGTCTACGACTCGTCACGGCACCTGAACAACAACGGGCAGCACACGGCCGATCCGCTGCAGTCGGCGTTCGGTGGCATGCTGACCTTCCTGGACACGAGCGCGCCGCCGCCCAGCACAGACGGCGTCGGTCCCGTCTCGACGCACCTCAAGGTGACGCCCAACCCGTCCGACGGGAAGGCCGACGTGACGGTGACCGCCGATGTCAGCGACGCGACCACCGGGGGATCGACCGTCACCCAGGCGGAGTTCGTGATCGACGACGCCGTGGCGACCGGAGTGGGCTTCGGTACGCCGATGAGCCTGCCCGGCAGCGGTGTGAGCATCACCGGCGCCAGCGGCACGATCACCACGGCCGTGCTCGATGCGCTCGATGCCGGCCGGCACACCGTCTTCGTCCGGGCGCTGGACGCGGCCGGCAACTGGGGCGTCGTGGGCTCGGTCATCCTGAACCTGCCGAAGACCGGACCGCAGACGACGAACGGCTCGATCGCCGACGTCCCGTCGAACGGCGGCACCACGGTCAGCGTCTCTGCGACCGGCGACGACACCGATGCTGGTGGCGTGATCACCAACGCCGAATACTTCCTCGACACGGTGACCGCGGACGGATCCGGTACGCCGATGACGCTGAACCGCAGCGCCACGGTCGTGTCGGAGGACGCCGACCTTGCTCCCGCCGTGCTGGCGGGCCTGCCCGAAGGACTGCACCACGTCTTCGTGCACAGCAAGGACTCGCTGGGGCTGTGGGGTCCGCCGCTGGACATCGAGTTGCCGATCGACCTCACCGGTCCTGCCGTCGACGCGGCCGGCGTCGGACCCAACCCGACCAACGCGGTGCTCGCCGACAAGAGCCACCCGGGCAACCTGCTGATCTCGGCGCAGATCACCGACAAGGACGCGGGCGGCGCGGCACAGAGCCTGCTCACCGACGCCGAGGCGTTCCTCGATCCGGCACCGAACCCGGCCGGTGGCACCGGGCTGCAGTTGCTGCCGGTCGACGGCAAGCTGGACTCCAACGGCGAGGCCTTCTACGGGCTGATCCCCTTGACCCAGGTGAAAGCACTTGCCGACGGCACGCATCACGTCTACGTCCGTGGCCAGGACGCGGCCGGGAACTGGGGTCCGCTGTTCGCAGTGAACCTCGTCGTCGACAAGACGGCTCCGGTTCTGGGCGCCCTGACGGCGACGCCGAACCCGACCAACGGGGCGGACACGCTGACCCTGTCCGCGCCGGTCACCGACGCGTCGCTGATCGCGAAGGCGGAGTACTGGCTCGGTACGACGGATCCCGGCGTCGGCAAGGGCACCTCGGTGCCGGTGAGTGTGGTGGCCGGCAAGGTCCAGGTGACGATCCCGCTGGCGACAGTGCCGCCGGGCAACCAGGTCTTCAACCTGCGGGTGCAGGATCTGGCGGGCAACTGGAGCAAGCCGGTCGCTACGACGGTGTCGGTGCAACGGCCGAACCGGATCTTCTCCGATACGTTCGAGTCGGGCGGCTTCGGGTTCTGGAGCTCGAGCACGGGCGGAGTGGCCAACACCACCACCGCGGCGCTGCCGACCGCCATCGAGCCGGGCAGTGTCCGGGGCCTGCAGGTCACCCTGCCGGGCAACGGCTATCTGACCGACACGACACCGACGGCCGAGACGACGTACCACGCGAGGTTCGTGTTCAACCGGAACACGCTCACCTCGGGGACCAACGCGAACACGGCGCTGGCCTTGTTGCAGGGCCGGACCGCGGCAAGCGGTCAGGTCTACGCGTTGGAGTACCGGTTCAACGCCGGCTCCGCGCAGGTCCGGACGGTGTTCGACAGGAGTGGGGCGGGTGCCCTTACCGGCGCCTGGGTCACGTTGACAGCAGGGACGCACACCCTGCAGGTCGACTGGGTCTCCGGTCCGGCGACCGGAACCAACGCGGGATCGCTGCGGCTCCTGGTCGACGGGGTGAGCCGGTCGCTGCAGACCGGTAACACCAGCACGCTGCGGATCGAGACGGCCTGGCTGGGGGTGTCCGCCGGCCTGAGCAGCAGTTCGACCGGCCGGGCGTACTTCGACAGTTTCGCCTCGACCCGGTTCACGATGCCGTAG